The following proteins are co-located in the Vigna angularis cultivar LongXiaoDou No.4 chromosome 2, ASM1680809v1, whole genome shotgun sequence genome:
- the LOC108329172 gene encoding ABC transporter G family member 39 isoform X1 translates to MASALAGDDLVASVSSRRSWTTGSFREAWMAAPDVFNVSGRHTHEDDEQELKWAAIERLPTFERMRKGVLKHVLDDGNVVLDEVDISNLCLPDKKLLVDSILKIVEEDNEKFLRRLRDRVDRVGIEIPKIEVRCENLSVEGDVHDGNRALPSLLNVSLNAFESVLGLFHLAPSKKREIQILKDVSGIIKSSRMTLLLGPPSSGKTTLLLALAGKLNRDLRVSGKVTYCGHELNEFVPQKTCAYISQHDIHYGEMTVRETLDFSGRCLGIGTRYEALVELSRREREAGIKPDPEIDGFMKAIALSGQKTNLVTDYVLKVLGLDICADIMIGDEMRRGISGGQRKRVTTGEMLVGPAKALFMDEISTGLDSSTTFQICKFLRQMVHIMDVTMVVSLLQPAPETFELFDDIILLSEGQIVYQGPRDNVLDFFEYTGFKCPERKGVADFLQEVTSKKDQQQYWSRTDEPYRYVSVPEFVQAFNSFVIGEELATELGVPYDKSRTHPAALVKDKYGITNWELLKACFSREWLLMKRSAFVYIFKTSQITIMSIITFTVFLKTEMAVGTVNDGQKFYGALFFSLVNVMFNGMAELSMTVFKLPVFYKQRDFNFYPAWAFGLPIWLLKIPLSFLESGIWVILTYYTIGYAPSASRFFRQFLAFFGVHQMALSLFRFIAAAGRTLVVSNTLGTLALQLIFVLGGFIISKDDIEPWMIWGYYLSPMMYGQNAIVMNEFLDERWSKPNTDSRIDAPTVGKALLKSRGFFTEEYWFWICIGALLGFSIIFNLLFILSLTYLNSFGDSKTVIADEGDEKNKKSSSKRQILEAGTDMAVRSSSEIATSSNQEPRRGMVLPFQPLSLAFNHISYYVDMPAEMRSRGIKGDRLQLLQDVSGVFRPGILTALVGVSGAGKTTLMDVLAGRKTGGYIEGSISISGYPKNQATFARVSGYCEQNDIHSPHVTVYESLIFSAWLRLPSDVNAQTRKMFVEEVMELVELNPIRDAIVGLPGIDGLSTEQRKRLTIAVELVSNPSIIFMDEPTSGLDARAAAIVMRTVRNTVDTGRTVVCTIHQPSIDIFEAFDELFLMKRGGRVIYAGPLGRHSHKLIEYFEAVPGVPKIKDGTNPATWMLDISSTLVEANIEVDFAEIYAKSTLYRRNQELIEELSTPTPDSKDLYFPTKYSQSFFVQCKANFWKQYWSYWRYPQYNGVRFFMTIVEGFMFGAIFWHKAHKTHKQQDLGNLLGAMYAAVLFLGAMNASSVQPVVAIERTIFYRERAAGMYSALPYAFGQVAIEAIYNAIQTAIYALLLFSMIGFDWKATNFCWFYYYMFMSFMYFTLYGMMIVALTPGHQVAAICMSFFMSFWNLFSGFVIPRMQIPVWWRWYYWASPISWTLYGLITSQLGDRIAELEIPGNGNMELKEFLKQNFGFEYDFLPVVAAVHVGWVLLFLFVFSYGIKFLNFQKR, encoded by the exons ATGGCATCGGCACTTGCGGGGGATGATTTGGTGGCATCGGTGAGCAGTCGCCGGAGCTGGACGACGGGAAGCTTCCGGGAGGCGTGGATGGCGGCGCCCGACGTGTTTAATGTGAGTGGTCGCCACACGCACGAGGACGACGAGCAAGAGCTCAAATGGGCCGCCATAGAACGCTTGCCAACTTTTGAACGCATGAGAAAAGGCGTGCTCAAGCACGTGCTCGACGATGGAAATGTGGTGCTCGATGAAGTCGATATTTCCAACCTTTGCTTACCCGACAAGAAGCTCTTGGTCGACAGCATACTCAAGATTGTCGAGGAAGATAATGAGAAATTCCTACGCAGACTTCGAGACAGAGTCGATAG AGTGGGGATCGAAATTCCGAAGATTGAAGTTCGGTGCGAGAATTTATCGGTGGAGGGTGATGTGCATGATGGGAATAGAGCACTCCCTTCCCTGCTTAATGTTTCTCTCAATGCTTTTGAG AGTGTTCTGGGATTATTTCACCTTGCACCGTCCAAGAAGAGGGAAATTCAGATTCTTAAAGATGTTAGTGGGATCATTAAATCGTCAAG GATGACTCTCCTTTTGGGACCTCCAAGTTCTGGGAAAACAACATTGCTTTTGGCACTTGCAGGGAAACTTAATCGTGATTTAAGG GTGTCTGGGAAAGTCACTTACTGTGGGCACGAGCTAAATGAATTTGTTCCACAAAAAACCTGTGCTTATATTAGTCAACACGACATTCACTATGGAGAAATGACTGTGAGGGAGACATTAGATTTTTCAGGACGTTGTCTAGGTATTGGCACAAGGTATGAAGCACTGGTGGAACTGTCGAGAAGGGAGAGAGAAGCAGGAATAAAGCCAGACCCTGAGATTGATGGATTCATGAAGGCTATAGCATTATCAGGTCAAAAAACCAATTTGGTAACAGATTATGTTCTCAAG GTACTTGGGTTGGATATTTGTGCTGACATTATGATTGGAGATGAAATGAGAAGAGGCATATCTGGTGGACAGAGGAAGCGAGTAACAACAG GGGAGATGCTGGTAGGACCAGCAAAGGCACTATTTATGGATGAAATATCAACAGGGTTAGACAGTTCCACCACCTTCCAGATATGCAAGTTCTTGAGGCAAATGGTTCACATAATGGATGTAACCATGGTGGTTTCTCTTCTACAACCAGCACCAGAGACCTTTGAACTCTTTGATGACATTATCCTACTTTCAGAAGGTCAAATAGTGTACCAAGGTCCACGTGATAATGTGCTAGATTTCTTTGAATACACTGGTTTCAAGTGTCCTGAGCGAAAAGGAGTTGCTGATTTTTTACAAGAAGTGACATCCAAGAAAGACCAGCAACAATATTGGTCAAGAACAGATGAACCTTACAGATATGTTTCAGTTCCTGAATTTGTGCAAGCTTTTAATTCCTTTGTCATAGGAGAGGAACTTGCTACTGAGCTTGGGGTTCCCTACGATAAGAGCCGAACCCACCCTGCTGCCTTAGTGAAAGACAAGTACGGTATAACAAACTGGGAGCTATTGAAGGCATGTTTTTCAAGAGAATGGCTACTTATGAAGCGCAGTGCTTTCGTTTACATATTCAAGACATCACAGATAACAATCATGTCTATTATTACATTTACTGTGTTCCTTAAAACAGAAATGGCAGTAGGAACAGTTAATGATGGACAAAAATTCTATGGAGCATTGTTCTTTAGTCTAGTAAACGTGATGTTTAATGGGATGGCAGAACTATCTATGACTGTTTTTAAGCTTCCTGTCTTTTACAAACAAAGGGATTTCAACTTCTACCCTGCATGGGCATTTGGTTTGCCGATTTGGCTTCTCAAGATCCCTCTGTCCTTTTTGGAATCAGGGATTTGGGTTATCCTTACGTATTACACAATTGGATATGCTCCTTCTGCTAGCAG ATTTTTCCGACAATTCTTGGCATTTTTTGGCGTTCATCAGATGGCTCTCTCTCTATTTCGGTTTATTGCCGCAGCTGGTAGAACACTAGTTGTTTCTAATACACTGGGTACCTTGGCCCTACAATTGATATTTGTGCTTGGAGGTTTTATTATTTCCAAAG ATGACATTGAGCCATGGATGATATGGGGCTATTATTTATCTCCTATGATGTATGGTCAGAATGCCATAGTAATGAATGAATTCCTAGACGAAAGATGGAGTAAA CCGAATACAGACTCTAGAATTGATGCACCTACAGTTGGAAAGGCGCTTCTCAAATCTAGAGGCTTCTTTACAGAAGAATATTGGTTTTGGATCTGCATTGGAGCCTTGCTTGGGTTTTCTATTATCTTCAACCTCTTATTCATTTTGTCTTTGACTTATTTGAATA GTTTTGGAGATTCAAAAACAGTCATCGCGGATGAAGGTGACGAAAAGAATAAGAAGTCATCCTCTAAACGGCAAATCCTTGAAG cAGGTACAGACATGGCAGTGAGAAGTTCTTCAGAAATTGCTACTTCTTCGAACCAAGAACCAAGAAGAGGAATGGTTCTACCTTTCCAACCTCTTTCACTTGCCTTCAACCATATAAGCTACTACGTAGATATGCCTGCA GAAATGAGGAGTCGAGGAATCAAAGGTGATCGACTTCAACTACTACAAGATGTTAGTGGTGTTTTTAGACCTGGCATATTGACAGCACTTGTGGGTGTTAGTGGTGCTGGGAAAACAACCCTTATGGATGTATTAGCTGGAAGAAAAACAGGTGGATACATCGAAGGAAGTATTAGCATCTCAGGATACCCAAAGAACCAAGCAACATTTGCTCGTGTCAGTGGTTATTGTGAACAGAACGATATTCATTCTCCACATGTTACTGTATATGAATCACTAATATTTTCAGCATGGCTTCGCCTCCCTTCAGATGTAAATGCACAAACACGAAAG ATGTTTGttgaagaagttatggaatTGGTTGAGCTTAATCCCATAAGAGATGCAATTGTGGGTCTTCCAGGAATAGATGGTCTATCAACAGAACAAAGGAAAAGGCTTACCATTGCTGTAGAATTGGTTTCCAACCCTTCAATCATCTTCATGGATGAACCAACATCTGGCCTTGACGCTAGAGCTGCTGCTATTGTTATGCGAACTGTGAGAAACACTGTGGACACTGGCAGAACCGTTGTGTGCACGATTCATCAACCAAGTATAGACATTTTTGAAGCTTTTGATGAG CTTTTCTTGATGAAAAGAGGAGGACGGGTTATCTATGCCGGACCTCTTGGTCGCCACTCACATAAGCTAATAGAATATTTTGAA GCTGTCCCAGGTGTTCCAAAAATCAAGGATGGTACTAATCCTGCCACATGGATGCTTGATATCAGCTCTACTTTAGTTGAGGCTAATATTGAGGTAGATTTTGCAGAGATTTATGCTAAGTCTACCCTTTACAG GAGGAACCAAGAGCTAATTGAGGAGCTTAGTACTCCAACACCAGATTCCAAAGATTTGTACTTCCCAACCAAGTATTCCCAATCGTTTTTTGTTCAGTGCAAAGCTAACTTCTGGAAACAATATTGGTCTTACTGGAGATATCCTCAGTATAACGGTGTCCGATTCTTCATGACAATAGTCGAGGGATTCATGTTTGGCGCGATTTTCTGGCATAAAGCCCATAAAAC CCATAAACAACAAGATTTAGGAAATCTTTTGGGAGCCATGTACGCGGCTGTGTTGTTTCTGGGAGCCATGAATGCTTCATCAGTACAACCAGTTGTTGCCATTGAAAGAACTATCTTCTACCGTGAAAGAGCAGCAGGGATGTACTCTGCATTGCCCTATGCATTTGGCCAG GTGGCAATAGAGGCAATTTATAATGCAATTCAAACAGCCATTTATGCTCTTCTGCTTTTCTCAATGATTGGGTTTGATTGGAAGGCAACAAACTTCTGTTGGTTCTACTACTACATGTTCATGAGCTTTATGTACTTCACATTGTATGGGATGATGATTGTAGCACTGACACCGGGTCACCAAGTGGCTGCCATTTGCATGTCCTTCTTCATGAGTTTCTGGAACTTGTTCTCTGGCTTTGTCATTCCCAGGATG CAAATTCCTGTGTGGTGGAGATGGTATTATTGGGCTTCACCTATTTCTTGGACACTGTATGGCCTAATTACCTCACAACTAGGTGACAGAATTGCAGAATTGGAGATACCAGGTAATGGAAACATGGAACTGAAGGAATTCCTCAAACAAAACTTTGGTTTTGAGTATGACTTCCTTCCGGTTGTTGCTGCTGTTCATGTCGGCTGGGTTCTCCTCTTCCTGTTCGTTTTTTCCTATGGCATCAAATTTCTTAATTTCCAAAAAAGATAG
- the LOC108329172 gene encoding ABC transporter G family member 39 isoform X2, with product MASALAGDDLVASVSSRRSWTTGSFREAWMAAPDVFNVSGRHTHEDDEQELKWAAIERLPTFERMRKGVLKHVLDDGNVVLDEVDISNLCLPDKKLLVDSILKIVEEDNEKFLRRLRDRVDRVGIEIPKIEVRCENLSVEGDVHDGNRALPSLLNVSLNAFESVLGLFHLAPSKKREIQILKDVSGIIKSSRMTLLLGPPSSGKTTLLLALAGKLNRDLRVSGKVTYCGHELNEFVPQKTCAYISQHDIHYGEMTVRETLDFSGRCLGIGTRYEALVELSRREREAGIKPDPEIDGFMKAIALSGQKTNLVTDYVLKVLGLDICADIMIGDEMRRGISGGQRKRVTTGEMLVGPAKALFMDEISTGLDSSTTFQICKFLRQMVHIMDVTMVVSLLQPAPETFELFDDIILLSEGQIVYQGPRDNVLDFFEYTGFKCPERKGVADFLQEVTSKKDQQQYWSRTDEPYRYVSVPEFVQAFNSFVIGEELATELGVPYDKSRTHPAALVKDKYGITNWELLKACFSREWLLMKRSAFVYIFKTSQITIMSIITFTVFLKTEMAVGTVNDGQKFYGALFFSLVNVMFNGMAELSMTVFKLPVFYKQRDFNFYPAWAFGLPIWLLKIPLSFLESGIWVILTYYTIGYAPSASRFFRQFLAFFGVHQMALSLFRFIAAAGRTLVVSNTLGTLALQLIFVLGGFIISKDDIEPWMIWGYYLSPMMYGQNAIVMNEFLDERWSKPNTDSRIDAPTVGKALLKSRGFFTEEYWFWICIGALLGFSIIFNLLFILSLTYLNSFGDSKTVIADEGDEKNKKSSSKRQILEGTDMAVRSSSEIATSSNQEPRRGMVLPFQPLSLAFNHISYYVDMPAEMRSRGIKGDRLQLLQDVSGVFRPGILTALVGVSGAGKTTLMDVLAGRKTGGYIEGSISISGYPKNQATFARVSGYCEQNDIHSPHVTVYESLIFSAWLRLPSDVNAQTRKMFVEEVMELVELNPIRDAIVGLPGIDGLSTEQRKRLTIAVELVSNPSIIFMDEPTSGLDARAAAIVMRTVRNTVDTGRTVVCTIHQPSIDIFEAFDELFLMKRGGRVIYAGPLGRHSHKLIEYFEAVPGVPKIKDGTNPATWMLDISSTLVEANIEVDFAEIYAKSTLYRRNQELIEELSTPTPDSKDLYFPTKYSQSFFVQCKANFWKQYWSYWRYPQYNGVRFFMTIVEGFMFGAIFWHKAHKTHKQQDLGNLLGAMYAAVLFLGAMNASSVQPVVAIERTIFYRERAAGMYSALPYAFGQVAIEAIYNAIQTAIYALLLFSMIGFDWKATNFCWFYYYMFMSFMYFTLYGMMIVALTPGHQVAAICMSFFMSFWNLFSGFVIPRMQIPVWWRWYYWASPISWTLYGLITSQLGDRIAELEIPGNGNMELKEFLKQNFGFEYDFLPVVAAVHVGWVLLFLFVFSYGIKFLNFQKR from the exons ATGGCATCGGCACTTGCGGGGGATGATTTGGTGGCATCGGTGAGCAGTCGCCGGAGCTGGACGACGGGAAGCTTCCGGGAGGCGTGGATGGCGGCGCCCGACGTGTTTAATGTGAGTGGTCGCCACACGCACGAGGACGACGAGCAAGAGCTCAAATGGGCCGCCATAGAACGCTTGCCAACTTTTGAACGCATGAGAAAAGGCGTGCTCAAGCACGTGCTCGACGATGGAAATGTGGTGCTCGATGAAGTCGATATTTCCAACCTTTGCTTACCCGACAAGAAGCTCTTGGTCGACAGCATACTCAAGATTGTCGAGGAAGATAATGAGAAATTCCTACGCAGACTTCGAGACAGAGTCGATAG AGTGGGGATCGAAATTCCGAAGATTGAAGTTCGGTGCGAGAATTTATCGGTGGAGGGTGATGTGCATGATGGGAATAGAGCACTCCCTTCCCTGCTTAATGTTTCTCTCAATGCTTTTGAG AGTGTTCTGGGATTATTTCACCTTGCACCGTCCAAGAAGAGGGAAATTCAGATTCTTAAAGATGTTAGTGGGATCATTAAATCGTCAAG GATGACTCTCCTTTTGGGACCTCCAAGTTCTGGGAAAACAACATTGCTTTTGGCACTTGCAGGGAAACTTAATCGTGATTTAAGG GTGTCTGGGAAAGTCACTTACTGTGGGCACGAGCTAAATGAATTTGTTCCACAAAAAACCTGTGCTTATATTAGTCAACACGACATTCACTATGGAGAAATGACTGTGAGGGAGACATTAGATTTTTCAGGACGTTGTCTAGGTATTGGCACAAGGTATGAAGCACTGGTGGAACTGTCGAGAAGGGAGAGAGAAGCAGGAATAAAGCCAGACCCTGAGATTGATGGATTCATGAAGGCTATAGCATTATCAGGTCAAAAAACCAATTTGGTAACAGATTATGTTCTCAAG GTACTTGGGTTGGATATTTGTGCTGACATTATGATTGGAGATGAAATGAGAAGAGGCATATCTGGTGGACAGAGGAAGCGAGTAACAACAG GGGAGATGCTGGTAGGACCAGCAAAGGCACTATTTATGGATGAAATATCAACAGGGTTAGACAGTTCCACCACCTTCCAGATATGCAAGTTCTTGAGGCAAATGGTTCACATAATGGATGTAACCATGGTGGTTTCTCTTCTACAACCAGCACCAGAGACCTTTGAACTCTTTGATGACATTATCCTACTTTCAGAAGGTCAAATAGTGTACCAAGGTCCACGTGATAATGTGCTAGATTTCTTTGAATACACTGGTTTCAAGTGTCCTGAGCGAAAAGGAGTTGCTGATTTTTTACAAGAAGTGACATCCAAGAAAGACCAGCAACAATATTGGTCAAGAACAGATGAACCTTACAGATATGTTTCAGTTCCTGAATTTGTGCAAGCTTTTAATTCCTTTGTCATAGGAGAGGAACTTGCTACTGAGCTTGGGGTTCCCTACGATAAGAGCCGAACCCACCCTGCTGCCTTAGTGAAAGACAAGTACGGTATAACAAACTGGGAGCTATTGAAGGCATGTTTTTCAAGAGAATGGCTACTTATGAAGCGCAGTGCTTTCGTTTACATATTCAAGACATCACAGATAACAATCATGTCTATTATTACATTTACTGTGTTCCTTAAAACAGAAATGGCAGTAGGAACAGTTAATGATGGACAAAAATTCTATGGAGCATTGTTCTTTAGTCTAGTAAACGTGATGTTTAATGGGATGGCAGAACTATCTATGACTGTTTTTAAGCTTCCTGTCTTTTACAAACAAAGGGATTTCAACTTCTACCCTGCATGGGCATTTGGTTTGCCGATTTGGCTTCTCAAGATCCCTCTGTCCTTTTTGGAATCAGGGATTTGGGTTATCCTTACGTATTACACAATTGGATATGCTCCTTCTGCTAGCAG ATTTTTCCGACAATTCTTGGCATTTTTTGGCGTTCATCAGATGGCTCTCTCTCTATTTCGGTTTATTGCCGCAGCTGGTAGAACACTAGTTGTTTCTAATACACTGGGTACCTTGGCCCTACAATTGATATTTGTGCTTGGAGGTTTTATTATTTCCAAAG ATGACATTGAGCCATGGATGATATGGGGCTATTATTTATCTCCTATGATGTATGGTCAGAATGCCATAGTAATGAATGAATTCCTAGACGAAAGATGGAGTAAA CCGAATACAGACTCTAGAATTGATGCACCTACAGTTGGAAAGGCGCTTCTCAAATCTAGAGGCTTCTTTACAGAAGAATATTGGTTTTGGATCTGCATTGGAGCCTTGCTTGGGTTTTCTATTATCTTCAACCTCTTATTCATTTTGTCTTTGACTTATTTGAATA GTTTTGGAGATTCAAAAACAGTCATCGCGGATGAAGGTGACGAAAAGAATAAGAAGTCATCCTCTAAACGGCAAATCCTTGAAG GTACAGACATGGCAGTGAGAAGTTCTTCAGAAATTGCTACTTCTTCGAACCAAGAACCAAGAAGAGGAATGGTTCTACCTTTCCAACCTCTTTCACTTGCCTTCAACCATATAAGCTACTACGTAGATATGCCTGCA GAAATGAGGAGTCGAGGAATCAAAGGTGATCGACTTCAACTACTACAAGATGTTAGTGGTGTTTTTAGACCTGGCATATTGACAGCACTTGTGGGTGTTAGTGGTGCTGGGAAAACAACCCTTATGGATGTATTAGCTGGAAGAAAAACAGGTGGATACATCGAAGGAAGTATTAGCATCTCAGGATACCCAAAGAACCAAGCAACATTTGCTCGTGTCAGTGGTTATTGTGAACAGAACGATATTCATTCTCCACATGTTACTGTATATGAATCACTAATATTTTCAGCATGGCTTCGCCTCCCTTCAGATGTAAATGCACAAACACGAAAG ATGTTTGttgaagaagttatggaatTGGTTGAGCTTAATCCCATAAGAGATGCAATTGTGGGTCTTCCAGGAATAGATGGTCTATCAACAGAACAAAGGAAAAGGCTTACCATTGCTGTAGAATTGGTTTCCAACCCTTCAATCATCTTCATGGATGAACCAACATCTGGCCTTGACGCTAGAGCTGCTGCTATTGTTATGCGAACTGTGAGAAACACTGTGGACACTGGCAGAACCGTTGTGTGCACGATTCATCAACCAAGTATAGACATTTTTGAAGCTTTTGATGAG CTTTTCTTGATGAAAAGAGGAGGACGGGTTATCTATGCCGGACCTCTTGGTCGCCACTCACATAAGCTAATAGAATATTTTGAA GCTGTCCCAGGTGTTCCAAAAATCAAGGATGGTACTAATCCTGCCACATGGATGCTTGATATCAGCTCTACTTTAGTTGAGGCTAATATTGAGGTAGATTTTGCAGAGATTTATGCTAAGTCTACCCTTTACAG GAGGAACCAAGAGCTAATTGAGGAGCTTAGTACTCCAACACCAGATTCCAAAGATTTGTACTTCCCAACCAAGTATTCCCAATCGTTTTTTGTTCAGTGCAAAGCTAACTTCTGGAAACAATATTGGTCTTACTGGAGATATCCTCAGTATAACGGTGTCCGATTCTTCATGACAATAGTCGAGGGATTCATGTTTGGCGCGATTTTCTGGCATAAAGCCCATAAAAC CCATAAACAACAAGATTTAGGAAATCTTTTGGGAGCCATGTACGCGGCTGTGTTGTTTCTGGGAGCCATGAATGCTTCATCAGTACAACCAGTTGTTGCCATTGAAAGAACTATCTTCTACCGTGAAAGAGCAGCAGGGATGTACTCTGCATTGCCCTATGCATTTGGCCAG GTGGCAATAGAGGCAATTTATAATGCAATTCAAACAGCCATTTATGCTCTTCTGCTTTTCTCAATGATTGGGTTTGATTGGAAGGCAACAAACTTCTGTTGGTTCTACTACTACATGTTCATGAGCTTTATGTACTTCACATTGTATGGGATGATGATTGTAGCACTGACACCGGGTCACCAAGTGGCTGCCATTTGCATGTCCTTCTTCATGAGTTTCTGGAACTTGTTCTCTGGCTTTGTCATTCCCAGGATG CAAATTCCTGTGTGGTGGAGATGGTATTATTGGGCTTCACCTATTTCTTGGACACTGTATGGCCTAATTACCTCACAACTAGGTGACAGAATTGCAGAATTGGAGATACCAGGTAATGGAAACATGGAACTGAAGGAATTCCTCAAACAAAACTTTGGTTTTGAGTATGACTTCCTTCCGGTTGTTGCTGCTGTTCATGTCGGCTGGGTTCTCCTCTTCCTGTTCGTTTTTTCCTATGGCATCAAATTTCTTAATTTCCAAAAAAGATAG